From Micromonospora rhizosphaerae, the proteins below share one genomic window:
- a CDS encoding PfkB family carbohydrate kinase: protein MIQAEGLPLDAIRAARVFWATVTGLSQEPSRTAHFAAWQARGRRSHTVLDLDYRPMFWPHSVEAGDQVAKALEHVTVAVGNREECEVAVGETEPQRAADALLERGVELAIVKQGPKGVLAATADERVEVRPFPVTVVNGLGAGDAFGGALVHGLLNGWELGRILRFANVAGAIVASKLECSSAMPTTAEVEAVLATAGQEG from the coding sequence ATGATTCAGGCGGAGGGACTCCCGCTCGATGCGATTCGCGCGGCCCGGGTCTTCTGGGCCACCGTCACCGGGCTGTCGCAGGAGCCGTCCCGCACGGCGCACTTCGCCGCGTGGCAGGCCCGCGGCCGGCGGTCGCACACCGTCCTCGACCTCGACTACCGGCCGATGTTCTGGCCGCACTCGGTAGAGGCCGGCGACCAGGTCGCCAAGGCCCTGGAGCATGTCACCGTCGCGGTCGGCAACCGCGAGGAGTGCGAGGTGGCGGTCGGCGAGACCGAACCTCAGCGCGCGGCGGACGCCCTGCTCGAGCGCGGGGTGGAGCTCGCCATCGTCAAGCAGGGACCCAAGGGGGTGCTGGCCGCGACCGCCGACGAGCGCGTCGAAGTGCGGCCGTTCCCCGTGACGGTGGTCAACGGCCTCGGCGCGGGTGACGCCTTCGGGGGTGCGCTGGTCCACGGGCTGCTCAACGGGTGGGAGCTGGGTCGCATCCTGCGCTTCGCCAACGTGGCCGGGGCGATCGTCGCGTCCAAACTCGAGTGCTCCAGTGCCATGCCAACCACCGCCGAGGTCGAGGCCGTCCTCGCCACCGCGGGACAGGAGGGATGA
- a CDS encoding sugar ABC transporter substrate-binding protein, whose protein sequence is MRRSRMSLLAAGAVTALALAACSSSGGKQSTGGDAGKAGTATTPRMTVAFITHAAPGDTFWDLVRKGAEDAAKKDNVDLQYQSDPDGANQANLVQSAIDKKVDGIAVTLAKPDAMKANVQKAVQGGVPVVALNGGIDAWKSMGVLGYFGQDERIAGEAAGQRLTKDGAKKALCVIQEQGHVGLEARCDGTKAAFPNTEKIYVTGTDMPSVQAAITSKLQQDKSIDRVLTLGAPFALTAVKSVKDASSSAKVVTFDTNKDLVTAIKNGDVQWAVDQQPYLQGYLAVDSLWLYKTNGNTIGGGQATLTGPAFIDNTNVAAVEKFASNGTR, encoded by the coding sequence ATGCGCAGATCCCGCATGTCCCTGCTCGCGGCCGGCGCCGTGACCGCTCTCGCCCTGGCGGCGTGCAGCTCCAGCGGAGGCAAGCAGTCCACCGGGGGTGACGCCGGTAAGGCCGGCACCGCCACCACCCCGAGGATGACCGTCGCCTTCATCACCCACGCGGCACCGGGCGACACCTTCTGGGACCTGGTCCGCAAGGGGGCCGAGGACGCGGCGAAGAAGGACAATGTCGACCTGCAGTACCAGTCGGACCCGGACGGCGCGAACCAGGCCAACCTCGTGCAGTCCGCGATCGACAAGAAGGTCGACGGCATCGCGGTGACCCTGGCCAAGCCCGACGCCATGAAGGCCAACGTGCAGAAGGCCGTCCAGGGCGGGGTTCCAGTGGTCGCCCTCAACGGCGGCATCGACGCGTGGAAGAGCATGGGCGTGCTCGGCTACTTCGGCCAGGACGAGCGGATCGCCGGTGAGGCGGCCGGCCAGCGGCTCACGAAGGACGGCGCCAAGAAGGCGCTCTGCGTCATCCAGGAGCAGGGCCACGTCGGCCTCGAGGCCCGGTGCGACGGCACCAAGGCCGCCTTCCCGAACACCGAGAAGATCTACGTCACCGGCACCGACATGCCGAGCGTCCAGGCGGCGATCACCTCGAAGCTGCAGCAGGACAAGAGCATCGACCGGGTGCTGACCCTCGGCGCCCCGTTCGCGCTGACCGCCGTCAAGTCGGTCAAGGACGCCAGCAGCTCGGCCAAGGTGGTCACCTTCGACACCAACAAGGACCTGGTGACCGCCATCAAGAACGGCGACGTCCAGTGGGCGGTCGACCAGCAGCCCTACCTGCAGGGTTACCTCGCGGTCGACAGCCTGTGGCTCTACAAGACCAACGGCAACACCATCGGCGGTGGCCAGGCGACCCTGACCGGTCCCGCGTTCATCGACAACACCAACGTCGCCGCCGTCGAGAAGTTCGCAAGCAACGGCACGAGGTGA
- a CDS encoding sugar phosphate isomerase/epimerase family protein — protein sequence MTAVSAEPTGPAADRSPVADRIAGAPISWGVCEVPGWGHQLEPAVVLRQMREVGLAATEFGPEDFLPDDPSAKAATLAGYGLKAVGQFVPLVLHDPGHDPLPEVERAMAGLVAAGASTVVIAAATGQEGYDERPVLDESRWSTLLGNLDRITEAASARGLVATLHPHVGTMVESGEETARMLAGSRIGLCLDTGHLLIGGGDPVAVAQQHPGRIAHTHLKDVRLDWARRVQSGEVTYTEAVAGGMYVPLGQGDVDVKAIVTALEDGGYAGWYVLEQDCILAGAPATGSAGPGPVADVRASIGHLLAVAGKPAVAGPSAAGA from the coding sequence ATGACCGCTGTCAGCGCCGAACCCACCGGGCCGGCCGCCGACCGCAGCCCGGTGGCCGACCGCATCGCCGGGGCGCCCATCTCGTGGGGAGTCTGCGAGGTCCCCGGCTGGGGCCATCAGCTGGAACCCGCCGTCGTGCTGCGCCAGATGCGCGAAGTCGGTCTGGCCGCCACCGAGTTCGGACCGGAGGACTTCCTTCCTGACGACCCCTCGGCCAAGGCCGCGACGCTGGCCGGGTACGGCCTGAAGGCGGTGGGGCAGTTCGTCCCCCTCGTCCTGCACGACCCGGGCCACGACCCGCTACCCGAGGTCGAACGCGCGATGGCCGGTCTGGTCGCGGCCGGCGCCTCCACGGTGGTCATCGCGGCTGCGACCGGTCAGGAGGGCTACGACGAGCGTCCGGTCCTCGACGAGTCCCGCTGGTCGACACTGCTGGGCAACCTTGACCGCATCACCGAGGCCGCATCCGCCCGCGGACTCGTGGCCACGCTGCACCCGCACGTCGGCACGATGGTCGAGAGCGGCGAGGAGACCGCCCGGATGCTCGCCGGGAGCCGCATCGGCCTGTGCCTCGATACCGGACACCTGCTCATCGGCGGCGGCGATCCGGTCGCGGTGGCGCAGCAGCACCCCGGGCGGATCGCCCACACCCACCTCAAGGACGTCCGCCTCGACTGGGCCCGGCGGGTGCAGTCCGGCGAGGTGACCTACACCGAAGCCGTGGCCGGTGGCATGTACGTCCCGCTCGGTCAGGGTGACGTCGATGTCAAGGCGATCGTGACGGCCCTTGAGGACGGCGGGTACGCGGGGTGGTACGTCCTCGAGCAGGACTGCATCCTGGCCGGCGCTCCGGCCACCGGGTCCGCGGGACCGGGCCCGGTGGCCGACGTACGGGCGAGCATCGGGCACCTGCTCGCCGTGGCCGGCAAACCGGCCGTGGCGGGACCGAGCGCGGCAGGGGCCTGA
- a CDS encoding Gfo/Idh/MocA family protein: MRIGLAGVGRIGAFHARTLVGLDFVDELVVTDTNVEAARALAEEFGIEVAADSEALLASGVDGFVIATATPGHAPLLWQGIAAGVPTFCEKPVAATLEETIALTGLVAATGVPVHVGFQRRFDAGYQRARRAVESGELGFIHTIRANTHDQSPPHASYIPTSGGIFRDCNVHDFDILRFVTGQEVTSVYATGANKGADFFSGAGDVDTGAALLTLDDGTMVLVSSTRYNGAGHDVRMEVFGEKGTIAVGLDHSLAMGSAEEGVDFPRGPRKWSFMERFLPAYQAELTAFADVARGKRPSPCTVRDALEAFRVAEACELSRVERRPVALSEIKGV; this comes from the coding sequence ATGCGCATCGGGCTCGCGGGTGTGGGAAGGATCGGCGCTTTCCATGCCCGGACCCTGGTAGGCCTCGACTTCGTCGACGAACTCGTCGTGACCGACACCAACGTGGAGGCTGCCCGGGCCCTCGCCGAGGAGTTCGGTATCGAGGTCGCCGCGGATTCCGAGGCGCTGCTCGCCTCGGGCGTCGACGGTTTCGTGATCGCGACGGCCACCCCCGGGCACGCCCCGCTGCTGTGGCAGGGGATCGCGGCCGGGGTGCCGACCTTCTGCGAGAAGCCCGTCGCGGCCACCCTCGAAGAGACCATCGCGCTGACCGGCCTCGTCGCGGCCACCGGGGTGCCGGTGCACGTCGGCTTCCAGCGACGCTTCGACGCCGGCTACCAGCGCGCGCGGCGCGCGGTGGAGTCCGGCGAGCTGGGTTTCATCCACACCATCCGGGCCAACACCCACGACCAGTCCCCGCCGCACGCGTCCTACATCCCGACCTCGGGCGGGATCTTCCGCGACTGCAACGTGCACGACTTCGACATCCTCCGGTTCGTCACGGGGCAGGAGGTGACCTCTGTCTACGCGACGGGTGCGAACAAGGGGGCGGACTTCTTCTCCGGGGCCGGTGACGTGGACACCGGCGCCGCGCTGCTGACCTTGGACGATGGCACGATGGTCCTCGTCTCCTCGACCCGCTACAACGGCGCCGGACACGACGTGCGCATGGAGGTGTTTGGCGAGAAGGGCACGATCGCGGTCGGGCTGGACCACTCGCTGGCGATGGGGTCCGCCGAGGAGGGGGTCGACTTTCCCCGGGGCCCCCGAAAGTGGTCCTTCATGGAGCGCTTCCTTCCGGCGTACCAGGCCGAGCTCACCGCGTTCGCGGACGTCGCCCGCGGCAAGCGACCCTCGCCCTGCACCGTCCGCGACGCCCTCGAGGCCTTCCGTGTCGCCGAGGCCTGCGAACTGTCCCGGGTGGAGCGCCGCCCGGTCGCACTCTCCGAGATCAAGGGAGTCTGA
- a CDS encoding 5-deoxy-glucuronate isomerase, with the protein MSDNARWVHPFGSAGDGDFQVCISDALDGWRHTSLRVATLAPAAQVSLDAGDSEVIVVPHDLYYLNVMAGPGPTRAWLICDDPAHARVRASWAQQDVGPRLPIGGPR; encoded by the coding sequence ATGAGCGACAACGCACGCTGGGTGCATCCCTTCGGCAGCGCGGGCGACGGCGACTTCCAGGTGTGCATCAGCGACGCCCTCGACGGGTGGCGCCACACCAGCCTGCGGGTGGCCACGCTGGCACCGGCCGCTCAGGTGAGCCTCGACGCCGGCGACAGCGAGGTCATCGTCGTACCCCACGACCTCTACTACCTGAACGTCATGGCCGGCCCCGGGCCGACCCGGGCCTGGCTCATCTGCGACGACCCCGCCCACGCCCGGGTGCGGGCCTCGTGGGCCCAGCAGGATGTCGGCCCGAGACTGCCGATCGGAGGACCTCGATGA
- a CDS encoding Cgl0159 family (beta/alpha)8-fold protein produces MTTTRSTIADLTEIRVREPRRIIDGWAARRRRQLVGVDGRLLIVAADHPARGALGVRDDRQAMASRSALLERLATALSRPGVDGVLGTPDILDDLLLMGALEDKVAIGSMNRGGLQGAVFELDDRFTAYTADAIAARGLEGGKMLTRICLGDPGTAATLQASAHAITELAAHGVMAMVEPFLSVREDGRVRNLLDPDSTITSIHIAAGLGSTSLHTWLKLPVVDDLERVMDATTLPTLLLGGDPRRDPDDTYAAWGKALDLPAVRGLVVGRALLFPPDGDVATAVDIAAELVHGGR; encoded by the coding sequence ATGACGACGACCCGTTCGACCATCGCCGATCTGACCGAGATCCGGGTACGCGAGCCGCGACGGATCATCGACGGCTGGGCAGCCCGCCGGCGCCGGCAGCTCGTCGGCGTGGACGGCAGGCTGCTGATCGTGGCCGCGGACCACCCGGCGCGCGGCGCGCTGGGCGTGCGTGACGACCGTCAGGCCATGGCCTCGCGCAGCGCGCTGCTGGAGCGGCTGGCCACCGCGCTGTCCCGCCCCGGCGTCGACGGCGTTCTCGGCACGCCCGACATCCTCGACGACCTGCTCCTGATGGGGGCGTTGGAGGACAAGGTCGCCATCGGGTCGATGAACCGAGGCGGCCTGCAGGGCGCGGTCTTCGAGCTCGACGACCGGTTCACCGCGTACACGGCCGACGCGATCGCGGCCCGGGGGCTGGAGGGCGGCAAGATGCTTACCCGCATCTGCCTCGGCGATCCGGGTACGGCAGCCACGCTGCAGGCGAGCGCCCACGCGATCACCGAGCTCGCCGCCCACGGTGTCATGGCGATGGTGGAGCCGTTCCTCTCGGTTCGGGAAGACGGCCGGGTGCGCAACCTGCTCGACCCCGACTCGACCATCACGTCGATCCACATCGCTGCGGGTCTGGGGTCCACCAGCCTGCACACCTGGCTGAAACTGCCCGTGGTCGACGATCTGGAGCGCGTCATGGACGCCACCACGCTGCCGACGCTTCTGCTCGGCGGTGACCCGAGACGCGACCCGGACGACACGTACGCCGCGTGGGGCAAGGCGCTCGACCTGCCGGCCGTGCGCGGCCTGGTGGTCGGGCGGGCGCTGCTCTTCCCGCCGGACGGTGACGTGGCCACCGCCGTCGACATCGCCGCGGAGCTTGTGCACGGGGGGCGGTGA
- the iolD gene encoding 3D-(3,5/4)-trihydroxycyclohexane-1,2-dione acylhydrolase (decyclizing), with protein MTAGADTVRLTVGQAVVRFLASQWSERDGQRQKLFAGCLGIFGHGNVAGVGQALLQNELAEDEERLPYVLARNEQAMVHTAVAYARQKDRLQTWACTASVGPGSTNMLTGAALATVNRLPVLLLPSGTFATRVSGPVLQEIEVPHAADVTVNDAFRPLSRFVDRVNRPEQLPSALLGALRVLTDPVETGAATIALPQDVQAEAFEWPVELFAPRVWRVARPVPEAVDVADAAALIRSAQRPLIVAGGGVHYSGAEEALRVFCEATGIPVAETQAGKGALPHGHPQAMGAIGSTGTTAANALAREADVVIGIGTRYSDFTTASRTAFQDPGVRFVNINITRFDAGKHAGLPVVGDAREAVTALTAALQGYAVDPAYQGRQARLFRDWDVRVEAAYHPPAEVTDALADGVLTQGTVLGCVNELSDPRDVVVCAAGSMPGDLHKLWRVRDRKAYHVEYGYSCMGYEIPGGIGVRLADPDRDVFVLVGDGSYLMMPTELVTAVQERVKVIVVLVQNHGFHSIGSLSDSLGSQRFGTRYRFRNDATGRLDGGKLPIDLAANARSLGATVIEVRSRGELEQAIKDAKAAQADGGPVVIHVETDPTVHAPDSESWWDVPVSQVSDLDTTQRAHAAYAEHKATQRALLAPTERRNR; from the coding sequence ATGACCGCCGGCGCCGACACGGTACGCCTGACCGTGGGGCAGGCCGTCGTGCGCTTCCTGGCCAGCCAGTGGAGCGAGCGGGACGGCCAGCGCCAGAAGCTGTTCGCCGGGTGCCTCGGCATCTTCGGCCACGGCAACGTCGCGGGCGTGGGCCAGGCTTTGCTGCAGAACGAGCTGGCCGAGGACGAGGAGCGCCTGCCCTACGTGCTGGCCCGCAACGAGCAGGCCATGGTTCACACCGCGGTGGCCTACGCACGACAGAAGGACCGCCTCCAGACCTGGGCCTGCACGGCGTCCGTCGGCCCCGGCTCGACGAACATGCTCACCGGGGCGGCCCTGGCCACCGTGAACCGTCTGCCGGTGCTGCTGCTGCCCTCGGGCACATTCGCCACCCGGGTGTCCGGACCGGTGCTGCAGGAGATCGAGGTGCCGCACGCCGCGGACGTCACCGTCAACGACGCCTTTCGCCCGCTGTCGCGCTTCGTCGACCGGGTCAATCGGCCGGAGCAGCTGCCCTCGGCCCTGCTCGGCGCCCTGCGGGTCCTCACCGACCCGGTGGAGACGGGCGCGGCGACCATCGCGCTGCCGCAGGACGTGCAGGCGGAGGCGTTCGAGTGGCCGGTCGAGCTTTTCGCCCCGCGGGTGTGGCGGGTCGCCCGGCCGGTTCCGGAGGCTGTCGACGTCGCGGACGCGGCCGCGCTGATCCGCTCGGCGCAGCGGCCGCTCATCGTCGCCGGTGGCGGGGTGCACTACTCCGGCGCGGAGGAGGCGCTGCGCGTGTTCTGCGAGGCCACCGGCATCCCGGTCGCGGAGACCCAGGCCGGCAAGGGCGCGCTGCCGCACGGTCACCCGCAGGCCATGGGCGCGATCGGCTCGACGGGCACGACCGCCGCCAACGCGTTGGCCCGGGAGGCCGACGTCGTCATCGGCATCGGCACCCGCTACAGCGACTTCACCACCGCTTCGCGCACCGCCTTCCAGGATCCGGGCGTCCGCTTCGTGAACATCAACATCACCCGGTTCGACGCCGGCAAGCACGCGGGGCTGCCGGTCGTGGGGGACGCCCGCGAGGCCGTCACCGCCCTCACCGCAGCCCTACAGGGGTATGCCGTGGACCCGGCGTACCAGGGTCGGCAGGCGAGGCTGTTCCGCGACTGGGACGTGCGGGTGGAGGCCGCCTACCACCCTCCCGCCGAGGTCACCGACGCACTCGCCGACGGCGTCCTCACCCAGGGCACCGTGCTCGGCTGCGTCAACGAGCTGTCCGACCCGAGGGATGTCGTCGTCTGCGCCGCCGGCTCCATGCCCGGCGATCTGCACAAGCTGTGGCGTGTCCGGGACCGCAAGGCCTACCACGTCGAGTACGGCTACTCGTGCATGGGCTACGAGATCCCCGGCGGCATCGGGGTGCGGCTGGCCGACCCCGACCGGGACGTCTTCGTCCTGGTGGGCGACGGCTCCTACCTGATGATGCCGACGGAACTCGTCACGGCCGTGCAGGAACGGGTCAAGGTGATCGTCGTTTTGGTCCAGAACCACGGCTTCCACTCCATCGGCTCACTGTCGGATTCCCTCGGCTCACAGCGGTTCGGCACCAGGTACCGATTCCGTAACGACGCCACCGGCCGGCTGGACGGCGGAAAGCTGCCGATCGATCTCGCCGCCAATGCCCGCAGCCTCGGCGCGACGGTGATTGAGGTGCGCAGTCGCGGGGAACTCGAGCAGGCGATCAAGGATGCCAAGGCCGCCCAGGCGGACGGCGGCCCCGTCGTCATCCATGTCGAGACCGACCCCACCGTCCACGCCCCCGATAGCGAGTCGTGGTGGGATGTTCCGGTCAGTCAGGTCAGCGACCTCGACACCACCCAGCGCGCCCACGCCGCGTACGCGGAGCACAAGGCCACCCAGCGCGCACTGCTGGCGCCGACCGAAAGGAGGAACCGATGA
- a CDS encoding TIM barrel protein, giving the protein MSRPAMIGSAPDSWGVWFPDDSRQTPWQRFLDEVAAAGYTRIELGPYGYLPTDPARLRDELDKRGLTVTAGTIFEHLHRADSWDTTWQDVSAAATLTAVMGARHLVVIPDFWRDPQTGKVLEDAHLTDEQWVAYAGQMNRLARRIRESFGLQIQFHPHADTHVDTHENVERFLDETDPDLVSLCLDTGHISYCGGDNLKLIGDHPERIGYVHLKQVDPAVVAAVHEQGIGFGEAVRMGAMCEPPAGIPDMPPILDALANLDAEIFAIVEQDMYPCPADRPLPIARRTLTYLQSCGPLR; this is encoded by the coding sequence ATGAGCAGGCCGGCCATGATCGGCAGCGCCCCGGACAGCTGGGGCGTGTGGTTCCCCGACGATTCCCGGCAGACTCCCTGGCAGCGCTTCCTGGACGAGGTCGCCGCCGCCGGCTACACCCGGATCGAGCTGGGGCCCTACGGCTACCTGCCCACCGACCCGGCCCGGCTGCGCGACGAGCTCGACAAGCGGGGACTGACCGTGACCGCGGGCACCATCTTCGAGCACCTGCATCGCGCCGACTCGTGGGACACCACGTGGCAGGACGTGTCCGCGGCCGCCACGCTGACCGCTGTCATGGGCGCCCGGCACCTCGTGGTCATCCCGGACTTCTGGCGCGACCCGCAGACGGGGAAGGTCCTCGAGGACGCACACCTGACCGACGAGCAGTGGGTGGCGTACGCCGGGCAGATGAACCGGCTCGCGCGGCGCATCCGGGAGTCGTTCGGCCTGCAGATCCAGTTCCACCCCCACGCCGACACCCACGTGGACACGCACGAGAACGTGGAGCGGTTCCTCGACGAGACGGACCCCGACCTGGTGAGCCTGTGCCTGGACACGGGGCACATCTCCTACTGCGGTGGGGACAACCTCAAGCTCATCGGCGACCATCCCGAGCGGATCGGGTATGTGCACCTCAAGCAGGTCGACCCCGCTGTCGTGGCCGCCGTGCACGAACAGGGCATCGGCTTCGGCGAGGCCGTTCGGATGGGCGCCATGTGCGAGCCACCGGCGGGCATCCCCGACATGCCCCCCATCCTCGACGCCCTGGCAAATCTCGACGCGGAGATCTTCGCCATCGTCGAGCAGGACATGTACCCGTGCCCCGCCGACAGACCCCTGCCCATCGCGAGGCGGACCCTGACGTACCTGCAGTCCTGCGGCCCGCTGCGCTGA
- a CDS encoding GntR family transcriptional regulator, with amino-acid sequence MYRQELVLTSSRNVILAFGSRVPAMVIRVGVTIDRSSPVPLYHQLAEQLGTAIRCGQLQPGDPFENEIALAERLNLSRPTVRRAIQELVSQGLLLRRRGLGTTVANRKVHRRAELTSLYDDLKRDAGRPTTIVLQHELVRDQRVAAALDLPADAELLSIVRVRFSDNRPLAILRNWLPSSCADITREQLQAQGLYALLRDRGVRPVVAHQTIGARTPTAAERRHLGLKPSEPVLTMTRSAFDSAGNPVEYGDHCYRAQDYSIEVMIDER; translated from the coding sequence ATGTATCGTCAAGAGCTTGTTCTGACATCTTCACGTAACGTCATTCTGGCTTTTGGGAGTAGGGTGCCGGCCATGGTCATCCGAGTGGGCGTGACGATCGACCGGTCCTCCCCCGTGCCCCTGTACCACCAGCTCGCGGAGCAGCTCGGCACCGCGATCCGGTGTGGCCAGCTGCAGCCCGGCGATCCATTCGAGAACGAGATCGCCCTCGCCGAGCGACTCAACCTGTCACGGCCGACGGTGCGACGGGCCATCCAGGAACTGGTCAGCCAGGGCCTGCTGCTGCGCCGGCGCGGACTCGGCACCACGGTCGCCAACCGCAAGGTGCACCGGCGCGCCGAACTCACCAGCCTCTACGACGACCTCAAGCGCGACGCGGGCCGACCCACGACCATCGTTCTGCAGCATGAACTTGTGCGGGACCAGCGCGTGGCGGCGGCGCTCGATCTGCCCGCCGACGCCGAACTGCTCTCGATCGTCCGCGTGCGGTTCTCCGACAACCGCCCGCTGGCCATTTTGCGCAACTGGCTGCCATCGTCGTGCGCCGACATCACCCGGGAGCAGCTCCAGGCGCAGGGCCTGTACGCCCTCCTACGCGATCGTGGCGTGCGGCCGGTCGTCGCGCACCAGACGATCGGCGCACGCACCCCGACCGCGGCCGAACGGCGGCACCTGGGGCTGAAGCCGTCCGAGCCCGTGCTCACCATGACGCGCAGCGCGTTCGACTCGGCAGGCAACCCGGTGGAGTACGGCGACCACTGCTACCGAGCTCAGGACTACAGCATCGAGGTCATGATCGACGAGCGGTGA
- a CDS encoding PfkB family carbohydrate kinase, whose translation MVTAAGATYDLVAMGRCGVDIYPLDHGVGLEDVKRFEKFLGGSATNVAVAGARYGRRTALITRTGRDPFGRYIRRSLRERGVDDVFVAEVDGPRRRSPSARSSPRTTSRCTSTAIRPPPT comes from the coding sequence ATGGTGACGGCAGCAGGCGCGACGTACGACCTGGTGGCGATGGGTCGGTGCGGGGTGGACATCTACCCGCTCGACCACGGTGTGGGCCTCGAGGACGTCAAGCGCTTCGAGAAGTTTCTGGGCGGAAGCGCGACCAACGTCGCCGTGGCCGGGGCGCGGTACGGACGCCGGACGGCGCTCATCACGCGTACCGGCCGCGACCCGTTCGGTCGCTACATCCGCCGGTCGCTGCGTGAACGCGGCGTCGACGACGTGTTCGTCGCCGAGGTCGATGGCCCCCGACGCCGGTCACCTTCTGCGAGATCTTCCCCCCGGACGACTTCCCGCTGTACTTCTACCGCTATCCGACCGCCCCCGACCTGA
- a CDS encoding ABC transporter permease, whose amino-acid sequence MTATATEPSRGLAARDDRVATRPLAARLLSRPEVGSLIAAIVIFLLFMAAAEPFRNVANVGTILYGASTIGIMAVPVALLMIGGEFDLSAGVAVTTSGLSASLLAWNFGLNVWVGILLALAVSVAIGAFNGWLLLKTGLPSFLVTLGTFFILQGVNLGVTRLLTGNVASADISDMDGFASAQNIFGSEVTLGPVTLKITVLYWVLLTVIAAYVLLRTRVGNWVFAVGGDAAAARAVGVPVRATKIGLFMAVGFCAWLSGMHLLFQFNTVQSGEGVGKEFIFIIAAVIGGCLLTGGYGSVVGASLGALIFGMTQLGINYAGWNPDWFRTFLGVMLLLATLVNMYVKRRADLR is encoded by the coding sequence ATGACTGCTACGGCCACGGAGCCGAGCAGGGGGTTGGCGGCCCGGGACGACCGGGTCGCCACCCGCCCCCTGGCGGCACGGCTGCTGAGCCGCCCTGAGGTCGGGTCGCTCATCGCCGCGATCGTGATCTTCCTGCTCTTCATGGCGGCCGCGGAGCCCTTCCGCAACGTCGCCAACGTCGGAACGATCCTCTACGGGGCCTCGACCATCGGCATCATGGCCGTCCCCGTGGCGCTGCTCATGATCGGCGGGGAGTTCGACCTCTCCGCCGGCGTCGCGGTGACCACCTCCGGGCTCTCCGCGTCTCTGCTCGCCTGGAACTTCGGGCTCAACGTGTGGGTCGGCATCCTGCTGGCGCTGGCCGTCTCCGTCGCGATCGGCGCGTTCAACGGGTGGCTGCTGCTCAAGACGGGCCTGCCGAGTTTCCTGGTCACGCTCGGCACGTTCTTCATCCTGCAGGGCGTCAACCTCGGCGTCACGCGGCTGCTCACCGGCAACGTCGCCAGCGCCGACATCAGCGACATGGACGGCTTCGCCAGCGCGCAGAACATCTTCGGCTCCGAGGTGACCCTCGGGCCGGTCACCCTGAAGATCACCGTCCTGTACTGGGTCCTGCTGACCGTCATCGCCGCCTACGTCCTGCTGCGTACGCGGGTGGGCAACTGGGTGTTCGCGGTGGGCGGTGACGCCGCCGCGGCGCGCGCCGTCGGCGTACCCGTCCGGGCGACCAAGATCGGCCTGTTCATGGCCGTGGGGTTCTGCGCCTGGCTCTCCGGCATGCACCTGCTGTTCCAGTTCAACACGGTGCAGTCCGGCGAGGGCGTCGGCAAGGAGTTCATCTTCATCATCGCCGCCGTCATCGGCGGCTGCCTGCTCACCGGCGGCTACGGCTCGGTGGTCGGCGCGTCGCTCGGCGCGCTGATCTTCGGCATGACCCAGCTCGGCATCAACTACGCCGGCTGGAACCCCGACTGGTTCAGGACGTTCCTCGGCGTGATGCTGCTGCTGGCGACGCTGGTGAACATGTACGTCAAGAGGAGGGCGGACCTGCGATGA